A genomic region of Conger conger chromosome 6, fConCon1.1, whole genome shotgun sequence contains the following coding sequences:
- the fam184b gene encoding protein FAM184B isoform X1 has translation MASSSAKATQPAGACNGTAADFPNIEQELYDYQMHTKMCKKIAQLTKVIYSLNTKNEEQEAALLALEESHQEELRRAVDEAGRRSRTEEEEKEEEVERGGDEELRRRLEILEGSLEEQRRLNSEIRAEFDAYREEVEVERAVGAPSEEDLDVRRDLEARLEELSRLTEQLQEEKEEATLAQEEAQAEAEQVKEEVRELREEREELSRRVADDLALQQEVQTLQEENQRLDEACQRAVSQLEEAQRQEQEVLRRGLQEALAQWQQREQEQEKAHNALLQERLARLQEDLEGTTKRLGESKRHSLKAQERIQDLEGQLEEARHRVAGAETEAQKADEELAVAKERLLLQENELLCKSEELLSQCSSQTKVSAEAEELRAQVAHLHKQVKELEQQTSGKTSDHARQVKQVWHVEALSAQRQELQRAHGEELWLARRQAEEERSRLKEQLRKRMEEMMKKHAAELRSAHTSAETERKKAQRDHQVQVEEVKRRSEEERKEVEREKEELQRKLQESVCQVTPGAQLACCASVREELEQALLSLSQTKEDLDHLKEKHQAEISVLKKEKQTLEDRILEKAHKYQEEKKRSECESEFRRRELTEQHLAALTRLRRDKDSEIKEITDSFQRKLKLEEKRFDSGPEKRHKGECHTVIERAGLEKDIKKTMTFNNSLRAQLQSTIQENEQLMQHQDMKEAEEQLWQQHEEALRDEWLEHQQALRALEERSQEELQAERLRQQAQQKLLLDRQKAELTQQHSEWSRQLTQRHMQQIEDLQAELRTHTQLVALQQDFKQQNQAQAFERQLEDSRAEVGSLRRENGELREQLATLQSQLEAKTQELSRLRDAEQQHSSPVASLRCWEEGVKGRQHLEVEGLKREHRKEIQTIVSDFSSAQTRLQARIVSLETELREKEDKLKRRESRTEDLQVIGLLQDKLSERDQVIKRLVEERHHLHQHPLVVSESTTQKTYENRAQPGSLTPTMRKKKMEDTPPRVTSVPNLSSYEKSFLGPEGMAGAAGAGAGVGAAAGAGAGVGSPHAVRSPSFEHGRNTPRTATPTTPVPPPIPESRQGGRYSRGSSSEDFHPSPTFYGQPPRTPEQRSLEPRPEPHDPQRQEWFTKYFSF, from the exons ATGGCTTCAAGCTCCGCTAAAGCAACGCAGCCCGCTGGAGCTTGCAATGGGACTGCAGCAGACTTCCCGAACATCGAACAGGAGCTGTATGACTACCAGATGCACACAAAAATGTGCAAGAAAATCGCACAGCTCACAAAG GTGATCTACTCCCTGAACACCAAGaatgaggagcaggaggcggCGCTCCTGGCACTGGAGGAGTCTCACCAGGAGGAGCTGCGACGGGCCGTGGATGAGGCTGGGCGCAGGAGTCgcacggaggaggaggagaaggaggaggaggtggaaagaggaggagatgaggagctgaggaggcgCCTGGAGATCCTGGAGGGCTCCCTCGAGGAGCAGCGGCGGCTGAACTCGGAGATCCGGGCGGAGTTCGATGCCTAtcgagaggaggtggaggtggagcgGGCTGTGGGGGCCCCCTCAGAGGAGGACCTGGACGTGAGGAGGGACCTGGAGGCCAGGCTGGAGGAGCTCAGCAGGCTGACGGAGCAGCtccaggaggagaaggaggaagcGACACTAGCTCAGGAG gAGGCGCAGGCTGAGGCTGAACAGGTGAAAGAGGAGGTGCGGGAGCTGAgggaggagcgtgaggagctgAGCAGGAGGGTGGCGGATGACCTGGCCCTACAGCAGGAGGTGCAAACCCTCCAGGAGGAGAACCAGCGTCTGGACGAGGCCTGCCAGAGGGCAGTGAGCCAGCTTGAGGAGGCGCAGAGGCAGGAACAGGAGGTGCTGAGGAGGGGTCTGCAGGAGGCCCTGGCGCAGTGGcagcagagggagcaggagcaggagaaggcCCATAATGCCTTGCTGCAGGAGAGGCTGGCCAGGCTGCAGGAGGACCTGGAGGGCACCACCAAGAGGCTGGGGGAGTCCAAGAGGCACTCCCTGAAAGCGCAGGAGAGGATCCAG GACCTGGAGGGCCAGCTAGAGGAGGCGCGGCACAGAGTTGCAGGGGCGGAGACGGAGGCGCAGAAGGCTGACGAGGAGCTGGCTGTGGCCAAAGAGAGGCTCCTTCTGCAGGAGAACGAGCTCCTCTGCAAGTCAG AGGAGCTGCTGAGCCAGTGCTCGTCCCAGACCAAGGTGTCGGCCGAAGCAGAGGAGCTCAGAGCTCAGGTGGCCCACCTGCACAAACAGGTGAAGGAGCTGGAGCAGCAGACCAGCGGAAAGACCAGTGACCACGCCCGGCAGGTCAAGCAGGTATGG CACGTGGAGGCCCTGTCGGCTCAGAGGCAGGAGCTGCAGAGGGCTCACGGGGAGGAGCTGTGGCTTGCTCGGCGCcaggcggaggaggagaggagccgTCTGAAGGAGCaactgaggaagaggatggaggAGATGATGAAGAAGCATGCCGCTGAGCTGAGGAGCGCACACACCTCTGCCGAAACTGAGCGGAAGAAGGCACAGCGG GATCACCAGGTGCAGGTGGAGGAGGTGAAACGCAGGAGCGAGGAGGAGCGgaaggaggtggagagagagaaggaggagctCCAGAGGAAGCTTCAGGAGTCCGTCTGCCAG GTTACCCCTGGCGCCCAGTTGGCCTGCTGTGCCTCAGtgagggaggagctggagcaggccCTGCTCTCCCTGAGCCAGACCAAG GAAGACCTTGATCATCTGAAAGAGAAACACCAAGCAGAGATTTCAGTCCTGAAGAAGGAAAAACAGACCCTGGAAGACAGAATTTTAGAAAAGGCCCACAAATaccaggaagaaaaaaagag GTCGGAATGCGAGAGCGAATTTCGGCGTCGTGAGCTAACGGAGCAGCACCTCGCTGCGCTTACCCGCCTACGCAGGGACAAGGACTCTGAAATTAAAGAGATAACGGACAGCTTTCAGAGAAAG ctgaagctggaggagaagaggTTTGATTCTGGCCCAGAAAAGAGACACAAAGGGGAATGCCACACTGTCATAGAGAGAGCTGGTCTGGAGAAGGACATTAAAAAAACCATGACATTCAACAACAGCCTGAGGGCACAGCTACAGTCCACCATTCAGGAAAACGAGCAGCTGATGCAACACCAAGACATGAAG GAGGCGGAGGAGCAGCTGTGGCAGCAGCACGAGGAGGCCCTGCGGGATGAGTGGCTGGAACACCAGCAGGCTCTCCGGGCCCTGGAGGAGCGCAGCCAGGAGGAGCTGCAGGCCGAGAGGCTCCGTCAGCAGGCCCAGCAGAAGCTGCTCCTGG ACAGGCAGAAGGCAGAGTTGACCCAGCAGCACTCAGAGTGGAGCAGGCagctgacacagagacacatgcagcAGATCGAGGACCTGCAGGCTGAACTGCGCACTCACACCCAGCTGGTGGCGCTGCAGCAA gacTTTAAGCAGCAGAACCAGGCGCAGGCCTTCGAGAGGCAGCTGGAGGACAGCCGAGCCGAGGTGGGCAGTCTGCGGAGGGAGAACGGCGAGCTGAGGGAACAGCTGGCCACGCTGCAGTCCCAGCTGGAGGCCAAGACGCAGGAGCTGAGCCGCCTGAGAGAcgcagagcagcagcacag CTCCCCGGTCGCGTCTCTCAGGtgctgggaggagggggtgaaGGGCCGGCAGCACCTGGAGGTGGAGGGCCTGAAGAGGGAGCACAGGAAGGAGATCCAGACCATCGTCTCCGACTTCAGCTCCGCGCAGACGCGCCTGCAAGCGCGCATCGTCTCCCTGGAAACAGA gctgagagagaaggaggataAACTGAAGAGGCGGGAGTCTCGGACGGAGGACCTCCAGGTGATCGGGCTGCTTCAGGACAAGCTGAGCGAGAGAGACCAGGTCATCAAACGGCTCGTG GAGGAGAGGCACCATCTGCATCAGCACCCCCTAGTGGTCAGCGAGAGCACCACGCAGAAGACGTATGAGAACAGAGCTCAACCTGGGAGTCTGACTCCAACCATGAGG aaaaagaaaatggaggacACGCCCCCCCGCGTGACCAGCGTCCCAAACCTCAGCTCCTACGAGAAGAGCTTCCTGGGGCCGGAAGGCATGGCAGGGGCcgcgggggccggggcgggggtgggggccgCGGCAGGAGCAGGGGCCGGGGTGGGGTCCCCGCATGCCGTCAGGTCCCCCAGCTTCGAGCATGGCCGAAACACTCCCCGGACAGCCACGCCCACCACCCCGGTCCCGCCTCCCATCCCAGAGTCTCGGCAGGGAGGGAGGTACAGCCGAGGGTCGTCCTCCGAAGACTTCCACCCGAGCCCCACCTTCTACGGCCAGCCGCCCAG GACCCCCGAGCAGAGATCCCTGGAGCCCAGGCCCGAACCTCACGACCCGCAGAGGCAGGAGTGGTTCACCAAGTACTTCTCCTTCTGA